A region of Gloeocapsa sp. PCC 73106 DNA encodes the following proteins:
- a CDS encoding sulfite exporter TauE/SafE family protein, with the protein MELSVVLYLVLGLAAGILSGLIGIGGGILITPILVFIFKFTQHQAQGTTLALLVPPIGILAAWTYYQEGYVDLKVAFLICIGFFLGGLIGAKVAVAIPSEMLGRIFGVALIVVGIKMVVGK; encoded by the coding sequence ATGGAATTATCAGTAGTTTTATACTTAGTTTTAGGTCTCGCTGCAGGAATTTTAAGCGGACTAATTGGTATCGGGGGAGGAATCCTGATCACTCCTATCTTAGTTTTTATCTTCAAATTTACTCAACATCAAGCTCAAGGCACAACTTTAGCGCTATTGGTGCCCCCTATTGGCATTTTGGCGGCCTGGACCTATTATCAAGAAGGATACGTAGATCTAAAAGTAGCGTTTCTGATTTGTATCGGTTTTTTCCTTGGGGGTTTAATCGGGGCTAAAGTTGCTGTGGCGATTCCTAGCGAGATGTTAGGACGCATTTTTGGCGTCGCTCTAATTGTGGTGGGTATTAAAATGGTCGTGGGAA